The following are from one region of the Veillonella nakazawae genome:
- a CDS encoding DUF805 domain-containing protein → MKQRVYEILYRELVENYANGKGRTTTADFWLTISAMTFVYGLVTFITGLATFIPYGFLYAISLGGGVLTALTVVLTLPTIMLVARRLRDSNNDPTLMILVFVPILGWLVLLYLLCKRSAPTQEVNVTNEQISAEPSIKEKKSISGVFIVAILVLGWVTSSIGTSMMGHNYMVEETAFGNLGQGAFTKKVNRLLRSDSATTEGYLVVKEYYQALANGDYHSAYRELSSREMERYGTFDLWQQAKAKEQRSAVESIQLDYVSQDIDDDVIVDYIGYRVDFVDKRPSMLVRLYSVGNGWKIVGFEEFEED, encoded by the coding sequence ATGAAGCAGAGAGTATATGAAATCCTCTATCGCGAGCTAGTAGAAAACTATGCAAATGGTAAAGGACGAACAACGACAGCCGATTTTTGGCTTACCATAAGTGCTATGACCTTTGTATACGGTCTAGTTACATTCATAACAGGTCTTGCTACCTTCATTCCTTATGGATTTCTATATGCTATATCCTTAGGGGGCGGCGTATTGACTGCATTGACGGTAGTATTAACATTGCCGACTATTATGCTAGTAGCAAGACGGTTGCGTGATTCCAACAATGATCCAACATTGATGATCCTTGTCTTCGTTCCTATTTTAGGATGGTTGGTTTTGCTGTACCTATTATGTAAGCGGTCGGCTCCAACGCAAGAAGTAAACGTAACTAATGAACAAATATCTGCAGAACCAAGTATAAAGGAAAAGAAATCAATTTCGGGTGTCTTCATCGTGGCTATCCTTGTTTTAGGTTGGGTTACTAGCAGTATAGGGACATCTATGATGGGGCATAATTATATGGTAGAAGAAACAGCCTTTGGGAACTTGGGGCAGGGGGCTTTCACCAAAAAAGTAAATCGTTTACTACGTAGTGATTCTGCTACAACAGAAGGTTATCTAGTTGTGAAAGAGTATTACCAAGCACTTGCGAATGGGGATTATCATAGTGCGTATCGAGAATTGAGTAGTCGTGAAATGGAACGATATGGCACCTTTGATCTTTGGCAACAGGCTAAGGCGAAGGAACAACGTTCTGCTGTAGAATCTATACAATTAGACTATGTATCTCAAGATATTGATGATGATGTAATTGTGGATTATATCGGATATAGAGTGGACTTTGTAGATAAAAGACCATCTATGTTAGTACGTTTATATAGTGTGGGTAACGGTTGGAAAATCGTTGGTTTTGAAGAGTTTGAGGAGGACTAG
- the trpA gene encoding tryptophan synthase subunit alpha: protein MSKIKDAFTKGKAFIPFISAGDHGIENTERYIRVMVKAGADMVEIGIPFSDPTAEGPVIQEASTRALSTGVKIHDIFDMVRRLRSGDDAVTVPLVFMTYLNPIYVFGREKFFTLCEEVGISGVIVPDMPFEEKGELGSVANKHGVEVVSLIAPTSENRIEMIAKDAEGFVYCVSSLGVTGMRSEIKTDIKSIVETIRKYTDIPVAVGFGISKPEQAEAMARVSDGAIVGSAIVKIVAEHGEHADQALFDYVQSMKQAVLKADA from the coding sequence ATGAGTAAAATTAAAGACGCTTTCACAAAGGGCAAGGCATTCATCCCATTCATCAGCGCTGGTGATCATGGCATTGAGAATACAGAACGTTATATTCGCGTCATGGTGAAAGCCGGCGCCGACATGGTGGAAATTGGTATTCCATTCTCCGACCCAACAGCGGAAGGCCCAGTTATCCAGGAAGCGAGCACACGCGCATTATCTACAGGCGTAAAAATTCACGATATCTTTGATATGGTGCGTCGTTTGCGCAGTGGTGATGATGCAGTGACAGTACCACTCGTGTTCATGACCTATTTGAACCCAATCTATGTATTCGGTCGTGAAAAATTCTTTACCCTCTGCGAAGAGGTTGGTATTTCTGGTGTTATCGTGCCAGATATGCCGTTTGAAGAAAAAGGGGAACTCGGGAGTGTAGCTAATAAACATGGCGTTGAAGTGGTATCCTTGATCGCTCCCACATCTGAAAACCGCATCGAAATGATCGCAAAAGACGCAGAAGGTTTTGTGTACTGCGTATCTTCCCTCGGTGTTACAGGCATGCGTAGCGAAATCAAAACGGATATTAAATCCATCGTTGAAACCATTCGCAAATATACAGATATTCCTGTAGCCGTTGGTTTCGGTATTTCTAAGCCAGAACAAGCGGAAGCAATGGCGCGCGTATCTGACGGTGCTATCGTAGGCTCTGCCATCGTTAAAATCGTGGCAGAACACGGTGAACATGCAGACCAAGCGTTATTTGACTACGTACAATCTATGAAACAAGCTGTACTAAAAGCTGACGCATAA
- the trpB gene encoding tryptophan synthase subunit beta, whose amino-acid sequence MSEQRHGYFGSFGGQFMPETLMNAVIELEEAYNKYKDDPDFVRELEDLHKKYTGRPSLLYYADRMTKDLGGAKIYLKREDLNHTGSHKLNNVIGQMLLAKRMGKTRVIAETGAGQHGVATATIAALMGMECEVYMGAEDCERQALNVYRMELLGAKVHPVTTGTSTLKDAVSEAMREWTNRMSDTHYVLGSVMGAHPFPMIVRDFQSIISREAREQILEAEGKLPTAVMACVGGGSNAMGMFYHFIPDEGVRLIGCEAAGRGVDTEEHAATIAKGSVGIFHGMKSYFCQDEDGQIAPVYSISAGLDYPGIGPEHAYLHDSGRAEYVPVTDDEAVDAFEYLSRLEGIIPAIESAHAVAHARKIAPTMSKDDIIIICLSGRGDKDVAAMAKYRGVDLHE is encoded by the coding sequence ATGAGTGAACAAAGACATGGTTATTTTGGCTCCTTTGGTGGCCAATTTATGCCAGAAACATTGATGAATGCAGTCATCGAATTGGAAGAGGCGTACAACAAGTACAAAGATGATCCTGATTTCGTGCGCGAACTTGAGGATTTACATAAAAAATATACAGGTCGTCCATCCCTTTTATACTATGCAGATCGCATGACAAAGGACCTTGGAGGCGCCAAAATCTACTTGAAACGTGAAGATTTGAACCATACTGGGTCTCATAAATTGAACAATGTAATCGGTCAAATGTTATTGGCAAAACGGATGGGTAAAACTCGTGTTATTGCTGAAACTGGTGCAGGTCAACATGGTGTGGCAACGGCTACTATCGCTGCGTTGATGGGCATGGAATGTGAAGTATACATGGGTGCGGAAGACTGTGAACGTCAAGCGCTTAACGTGTACCGCATGGAATTGTTGGGCGCTAAGGTACATCCTGTAACAACTGGTACAAGTACATTAAAAGATGCTGTATCTGAAGCGATGCGCGAATGGACAAACCGCATGTCTGATACACACTATGTATTAGGTTCTGTTATGGGGGCGCATCCATTCCCGATGATCGTTCGTGATTTCCAATCTATCATCAGCCGCGAAGCGCGTGAGCAAATCCTTGAAGCAGAAGGCAAATTGCCAACAGCTGTTATGGCTTGCGTAGGCGGTGGCTCCAATGCGATGGGCATGTTCTATCACTTCATTCCTGATGAAGGGGTTCGACTCATCGGTTGTGAAGCAGCTGGTCGTGGTGTTGATACAGAGGAACATGCAGCAACAATCGCAAAAGGCTCTGTGGGTATCTTCCATGGCATGAAATCTTACTTCTGCCAAGACGAAGACGGTCAAATTGCTCCAGTATATTCTATCTCTGCAGGCCTTGATTACCCTGGCATCGGACCTGAACATGCGTACTTGCACGATAGCGGTCGTGCTGAATACGTGCCTGTAACGGATGATGAAGCAGTAGATGCATTCGAATACTTATCTCGTTTAGAAGGTATTATTCCAGCTATTGAAAGTGCTCATGCAGTGGCACATGCTCGTAAAATTGCTCCAACCATGAGCAAGGACGATATCATTATTATTTGTTTATCTGGTCGCGGTGACAAAGACGTAGCGGCTATGGCGAAATATAGAGGGGTGGATCTTCATGAGTAA
- a CDS encoding DUF805 domain-containing protein, giving the protein MASVNVYDLNYTDAFVLGIKNYANFKGRASRSEYWRFMAGMMMVQGTLGVVAILCKGIGLYNFESIIDTIRLLVTLFFVIPNIAITTRRMHDIGRSGWTQLISFIPIIGFFIFLNYELKRGDEGENGYGERTAYIPITRNISESTGLEATPSRKQDWVMGITIFVLKSIVFGDTIGDILWYGINANGYI; this is encoded by the coding sequence ATGGCATCTGTAAATGTATATGATTTAAACTATACCGATGCCTTCGTGCTAGGCATCAAAAACTACGCCAATTTTAAAGGTCGTGCAAGCCGTAGTGAATACTGGCGATTCATGGCTGGAATGATGATGGTTCAAGGAACACTAGGGGTAGTGGCCATTCTTTGTAAAGGTATTGGTCTTTATAACTTCGAGTCTATTATTGATACGATTAGGTTGTTAGTCACTTTATTTTTCGTGATTCCCAATATCGCCATCACAACGCGACGTATGCATGATATTGGCCGTAGCGGCTGGACTCAACTGATTTCCTTTATTCCCATTATAGGCTTCTTTATATTCTTGAACTATGAATTGAAACGAGGCGATGAAGGCGAGAATGGTTACGGTGAAAGAACTGCCTATATACCTATTACTAGGAATATAAGTGAATCTACAGGGCTTGAAGCAACTCCATCTCGAAAACAAGACTGGGTTATGGGCATTACCATCTTTGTTCTTAAATCCATCGTCTTTGGTGATACTATCGGTGATATATTATGGTATGGCATTAATGCCAATGGCTACATATAG
- a CDS encoding DUF805 domain-containing protein has product MRPCPYCGHEVLKSERYCPNCGRIRKAPISLDKYSLGMIENFKQCFVYKYADFEGRASRSEYWNFFLVYQLLFVAILFTCAFLSYISPLSSVVGVGFGLVILVLMSVVMVIPSVAVAVRRLHDQGRSGGLVFVGLVPVIGTIILLVLMALPGESHTNRFGLPTGHVILTKQMAHEIGLIDATPTTGLTAGLLCAIFVLWFLVDRLLTTSVM; this is encoded by the coding sequence ATGAGACCTTGTCCCTATTGTGGACACGAGGTGTTAAAAAGTGAACGATACTGTCCAAACTGTGGACGTATTCGTAAAGCACCCATTTCGTTAGATAAATATAGTCTAGGCATGATTGAAAACTTTAAACAATGTTTTGTTTATAAATACGCTGACTTTGAAGGGCGTGCCAGTCGTAGTGAATATTGGAATTTCTTTTTGGTGTATCAATTGCTATTTGTAGCTATTTTATTTACTTGTGCATTCTTGAGCTATATCAGTCCGCTCTCTAGTGTGGTTGGCGTTGGTTTCGGGCTAGTCATTCTTGTACTTATGTCCGTCGTTATGGTCATCCCTAGCGTAGCTGTTGCAGTACGACGCTTGCACGATCAAGGCCGTTCTGGCGGACTTGTCTTTGTGGGCCTCGTTCCTGTTATTGGTACAATTATATTGTTAGTGTTAATGGCTCTTCCTGGTGAAAGCCATACAAACCGTTTTGGATTACCAACAGGGCACGTTATCCTTACAAAACAAATGGCTCATGAAATTGGCTTAATAGATGCTACACCTACCACAGGCCTTACAGCAGGATTACTATGTGCAATCTTTGTGCTGTGGTTCCTGGTAGATCGATTACTAACAACAAGTGTGATGTAA
- the ileS gene encoding isoleucine--tRNA ligase, producing MDYGKTLHLPETEFPMRGNLPKREPEILKFWEDNKIYQKRLELRKDAKPFILHDGPPYANGKLHIGHALNKTLKDIIMKYKTMTGHYTRYIPGWDTHGLPIEHAVIKNTGLNRHEMAPLDLRNKCKEYALECVENQKQDFIRFGVLGEWERPYLTLRPEFEVKQLGIFGEMAKRGHIYKGLKTVYWCTHCETALAEAEIEYAEKKSFSIYVKFPYVSEKKVTLPAGVDLKQAFAVIWTTTPWTMPANVAISVNPELEYGWVKVGDEYYLMATELVDAAMKDIGIEDYEIVNRFSGADLELAEFKHPFVERNATVLCGDHVTLEAGTGCVHTAPAHGEDDFNIVMRYNKEGKTELPIVSLVNETGNYTKQVDDNRYGDTEFPLAGVEIHDAEVPVIKILAHNNALLHKSSLRHQYAHCWRCKNPVIYRATEQWFSSVDGYRQQALDAIDNQVQWIPKWGHDRIFNMVRDRGDWVISRQRIWGVPIPIYYCESCGEHIINDDTIKALQEKVAVEGSDAWWAHSAKELLPEGFKCPHCGHDEFKKETDIMDVWFDSGSSWSGVLEVNGLDVPCAMYLEGSDQHRGWFNSSLLTAVATTGKAPYNSVLTHGFVVDGEGRKMSKSVGNTVAPSDIIDVYGADVMRLWVSSADYQADVRLSKDIVKQLSEVYRKIRNTFRFLLGNLDDFNPNTDKVAYADMSEFDKWALLRLEEVRQKVTEAYENYEFHMLYHAIHNFCTVDLSSIYLDVMKDTMYAESKNNVARRSAQTAMYEILKTLVAMVSPVLSFTAEEVWKYMPKEEGMPESVMLQDWPQGHPEHFNQELADKWNQLLDLRTSVQKALELARQNKTIGHPLDASVTVYAEGAAFDALNALGEEGLAKLVIVSEAHIVNGAAPAEAVKDEETGVATVVAPSELEKCERCWIHRDTVGQDSEHPTLCDRCADVVKTL from the coding sequence ATGGATTACGGTAAGACGTTACATTTGCCTGAAACAGAATTCCCAATGCGCGGCAATTTGCCTAAGCGCGAACCAGAAATTTTAAAGTTCTGGGAAGACAACAAAATTTATCAAAAACGTTTGGAATTGCGTAAAGACGCAAAACCTTTCATCTTGCATGATGGCCCTCCATACGCAAATGGTAAATTGCACATTGGTCATGCCCTCAACAAAACGTTGAAGGACATCATCATGAAATACAAAACAATGACTGGTCATTATACACGTTATATCCCAGGTTGGGATACGCACGGTTTGCCAATCGAGCATGCGGTTATTAAAAACACTGGTCTTAACCGTCATGAAATGGCGCCTCTTGATTTGCGCAACAAATGTAAGGAATATGCATTAGAATGCGTAGAAAACCAAAAACAAGACTTCATTCGTTTTGGTGTATTAGGCGAATGGGAACGCCCTTATTTGACATTGCGCCCTGAGTTTGAAGTTAAACAACTTGGTATCTTCGGCGAAATGGCAAAACGCGGCCATATCTATAAAGGCCTTAAAACTGTATACTGGTGTACTCACTGCGAAACTGCATTGGCAGAGGCAGAAATCGAATACGCTGAGAAAAAATCTTTCTCCATCTACGTAAAATTCCCTTACGTATCTGAGAAAAAGGTAACATTGCCAGCTGGCGTAGATCTAAAACAAGCATTTGCTGTTATCTGGACAACTACTCCTTGGACAATGCCTGCCAACGTAGCAATCTCCGTTAACCCTGAGCTTGAATATGGCTGGGTAAAAGTAGGCGACGAATACTACTTGATGGCTACTGAACTCGTTGATGCGGCTATGAAAGATATCGGTATCGAAGACTACGAAATCGTAAATCGATTCTCTGGTGCAGATTTAGAATTGGCTGAGTTCAAACATCCATTCGTAGAACGTAATGCTACAGTATTGTGTGGTGACCATGTAACACTCGAAGCAGGTACTGGTTGCGTACATACAGCTCCTGCACACGGTGAAGATGACTTTAATATCGTTATGCGTTATAACAAGGAAGGCAAAACTGAACTTCCTATCGTATCTCTTGTTAATGAAACTGGTAACTACACTAAACAAGTGGACGACAATCGTTATGGCGATACTGAATTCCCATTGGCTGGCGTAGAAATCCACGATGCAGAGGTACCTGTAATCAAAATCTTGGCGCACAACAATGCATTGCTTCATAAATCTAGCTTGCGTCACCAATACGCTCACTGCTGGCGTTGTAAAAACCCTGTTATCTACCGTGCTACAGAACAATGGTTCTCCTCTGTAGATGGGTACCGTCAACAAGCTCTTGATGCAATCGACAATCAAGTACAATGGATTCCTAAATGGGGCCATGATCGTATCTTCAACATGGTTCGCGATCGTGGTGACTGGGTAATTTCCCGTCAACGTATTTGGGGCGTGCCAATTCCTATTTACTATTGTGAAAGCTGCGGTGAGCACATCATCAATGATGATACGATCAAAGCATTGCAAGAAAAAGTAGCCGTAGAAGGCTCTGATGCTTGGTGGGCTCACAGTGCAAAAGAATTGTTACCAGAAGGTTTCAAATGTCCTCATTGCGGTCATGATGAGTTCAAAAAAGAAACAGACATCATGGATGTATGGTTTGACTCTGGTTCCTCTTGGTCTGGCGTACTTGAAGTTAACGGCTTAGATGTACCATGTGCTATGTACCTTGAAGGTTCCGACCAACATCGCGGTTGGTTCAACTCTTCCTTGTTAACTGCAGTAGCAACAACTGGTAAAGCACCATATAATTCTGTATTGACTCATGGCTTCGTTGTGGACGGTGAAGGTCGTAAAATGTCTAAATCTGTAGGTAATACAGTGGCACCTAGCGACATCATCGACGTATACGGTGCTGACGTTATGCGTTTGTGGGTATCCTCTGCGGATTACCAAGCAGACGTACGTTTGTCCAAAGACATCGTAAAACAATTGTCCGAAGTATATCGTAAGATCCGTAACACATTCCGCTTCTTGCTTGGTAATTTGGATGACTTCAATCCAAATACTGATAAAGTGGCTTATGCTGATATGTCCGAATTCGACAAATGGGCATTGTTGCGCTTAGAAGAAGTACGTCAAAAGGTTACTGAAGCGTACGAAAACTATGAATTCCACATGTTGTACCATGCAATTCATAACTTCTGCACAGTAGACTTGAGCTCCATCTACCTTGATGTAATGAAAGATACTATGTATGCTGAAAGCAAAAACAACGTAGCTCGTCGTTCTGCTCAAACAGCAATGTACGAAATCTTGAAAACATTGGTAGCAATGGTATCTCCTGTACTTTCCTTCACCGCAGAAGAAGTTTGGAAATACATGCCTAAAGAAGAAGGCATGCCTGAATCCGTTATGCTTCAAGATTGGCCACAAGGTCATCCTGAACACTTCAATCAAGAATTGGCTGATAAATGGAACCAATTGTTAGACTTGCGTACATCCGTACAAAAAGCATTGGAACTTGCTCGTCAAAACAAAACAATCGGTCACCCATTGGATGCATCCGTTACAGTATACGCTGAAGGCGCTGCATTCGACGCATTGAACGCTCTTGGTGAAGAAGGCTTGGCTAAACTCGTTATCGTATCTGAAGCTCACATCGTCAATGGCGCTGCACCAGCAGAAGCTGTAAAAGACGAAGAAACAGGTGTAGCAACAGTAGTTGCTCCATCTGAACTTGAAAAATGTGAACGTTGCTGGATCCACCGCGATACAGTAGGTCAAGATAGCGAACACCCTACACTTTGCGATCGCTGCGCAGACGTTGTAAAAACTCTATAA
- a CDS encoding DUF3829 domain-containing protein produces MNGINWWRRLGIVCCVMVTLGCISGCQWNLDNLKQYSQDSSARDSKKDETKRVFRFYLAATNEFNYNEVKYGSQYDLIWQQASSNEPLTDFKVQDYERLEQELVAAKEAGRSYEDLESTTDALLPILHDIVSDVKALDSYYKAKQYEKDNYAFSQATLAKLSALLEVFEPKYEALNEAVAAAHKKERNKDIELMRSNGQVNGAHMIEMMGYYSDIVSHIIERGPNSDVQWVKAQKDAANAIVPKFTSVEVQNRIEQAKNLDAAIDAFVAEQSAETHHEVISQYNELARTPMNFKLLDKVQDAYIPEGI; encoded by the coding sequence ATGAATGGTATAAATTGGTGGCGTCGCTTAGGGATAGTCTGCTGCGTGATGGTAACATTAGGTTGTATTAGTGGTTGTCAGTGGAATTTAGATAATCTAAAGCAATATAGTCAAGATTCATCAGCAAGAGACAGTAAAAAGGATGAAACGAAGAGGGTGTTTCGCTTCTATTTGGCTGCTACAAATGAGTTTAACTACAATGAGGTTAAATACGGTAGCCAATATGATCTAATCTGGCAACAGGCAAGTTCAAATGAACCACTAACGGATTTTAAGGTACAGGATTATGAGCGTCTTGAACAGGAACTAGTAGCTGCTAAAGAGGCAGGTCGTTCATACGAGGATCTTGAAAGCACAACAGATGCTCTATTGCCTATCTTGCATGACATCGTAAGCGATGTAAAGGCTTTAGATTCGTATTATAAAGCAAAGCAGTATGAAAAAGATAATTATGCATTTAGTCAAGCTACACTAGCTAAGCTTTCAGCGTTATTAGAAGTATTTGAACCAAAATATGAAGCGTTAAATGAGGCAGTTGCGGCTGCTCATAAAAAAGAACGTAATAAAGATATTGAGTTGATGCGTTCGAATGGTCAAGTGAATGGTGCTCATATGATAGAGATGATGGGGTACTATAGTGATATTGTTAGCCATATAATTGAGCGAGGGCCTAATAGTGATGTGCAATGGGTGAAAGCTCAAAAGGACGCAGCCAATGCAATTGTACCTAAGTTTACGTCTGTGGAGGTACAAAATCGGATTGAACAAGCTAAGAATCTTGATGCGGCTATTGATGCATTTGTAGCAGAACAAAGTGCTGAGACACATCATGAGGTAATTTCACAATATAATGAGCTAGCTCGGACACCGATGAATTTTAAATTACTAGATAAAGTACAAGATGCTTATATACCTGAAGGTATATAG
- the trpCF gene encoding bifunctional indole-3-glycerol-phosphate synthase TrpC/phosphoribosylanthranilate isomerase TrpF: protein MILDKIVEATNIRVAQEKQVESPEAVKAAALALPSDTGFPFGAALRQQDFNFICEVKKASPSKGIIAEHFPYLDIAKEYEVAGAAAISVLTEPDFFKGDKKYLQEIASTVKIPVLRKDFIIDEYQIYQAKVWGASAILLICACLDVPTLTKFRELADSLGLSSLVEAHDEKEVQMAIDCGARIIGVNNRNLKDFTVDVQNSVRLRNLVQDDVIFVSESGLETPEDIQVLRDNNIGVALMGETFMRSPNKVEKLAYLYGPTYYTPNVKMCGISKVDTIPAVVEAKPDYMGLVFAPSKRQVTVDEAKILVEELHKQYAKTYGAVEVPMNAETAQDSKEFVQENPNFENIKTVGVFVNETLDNLVTIAKEVNLDAVQLHGDEDEAFIQALKEKTDVEVWKAVQICSPADAEAWIDSSADMLLFDAYHKDERGGTGEVFDWSCLDEFERPFMLAGGIDSTNVARAIRTVRPYGIDISSGIETDGVKDDEKIKAFTNIVRTIAH from the coding sequence TTGATTTTAGATAAGATTGTAGAGGCTACCAACATTCGGGTAGCCCAAGAAAAACAGGTGGAATCGCCTGAGGCTGTAAAAGCAGCGGCGTTGGCGTTACCATCTGATACAGGATTTCCTTTTGGAGCAGCCCTTCGTCAGCAAGACTTTAACTTCATTTGCGAAGTGAAGAAAGCATCTCCATCTAAGGGCATTATTGCTGAACATTTCCCGTATTTAGACATCGCTAAAGAATATGAGGTTGCTGGTGCAGCAGCCATCTCTGTACTGACAGAGCCAGACTTCTTTAAAGGTGATAAAAAATATCTCCAAGAAATTGCAAGCACTGTCAAAATCCCTGTACTTCGTAAGGACTTCATCATCGATGAATACCAAATCTACCAAGCAAAGGTATGGGGCGCTAGTGCAATCCTCTTAATCTGTGCATGCCTCGATGTACCAACATTGACCAAGTTCCGTGAGTTAGCGGACTCTCTTGGCTTGTCCTCTTTGGTAGAGGCTCATGACGAAAAAGAAGTGCAAATGGCTATTGATTGCGGTGCCCGTATTATTGGTGTTAATAACCGTAATTTGAAAGACTTTACTGTAGATGTACAAAATAGTGTGCGCTTGCGCAATCTCGTTCAAGACGATGTGATCTTTGTATCTGAAAGCGGTCTAGAAACGCCAGAGGATATCCAAGTATTGCGGGATAACAATATTGGAGTAGCATTGATGGGTGAAACCTTCATGCGTTCTCCTAACAAGGTTGAAAAGTTGGCATATCTCTATGGGCCCACATACTACACGCCAAATGTTAAGATGTGCGGTATTTCTAAGGTAGATACAATCCCTGCTGTAGTAGAGGCGAAACCAGATTACATGGGCCTTGTATTCGCGCCAAGCAAACGACAAGTCACTGTGGACGAAGCTAAAATATTGGTGGAAGAACTCCATAAGCAATATGCAAAAACATATGGTGCAGTTGAAGTGCCAATGAATGCTGAAACAGCACAAGATAGTAAGGAATTTGTCCAAGAAAATCCTAATTTTGAGAACATTAAAACGGTAGGCGTCTTCGTCAATGAAACACTAGATAACCTCGTTACAATCGCTAAAGAAGTCAATCTTGACGCAGTGCAATTGCATGGTGATGAAGATGAAGCTTTCATCCAAGCTCTGAAGGAGAAAACAGATGTAGAGGTTTGGAAGGCTGTTCAAATCTGCAGCCCTGCAGATGCAGAGGCGTGGATCGATAGCAGTGCCGATATGCTGTTATTTGATGCGTACCATAAGGATGAACGAGGTGGTACGGGCGAAGTGTTCGACTGGTCTTGTTTAGATGAGTTTGAACGTCCATTTATGCTTGCAGGTGGTATCGACAGTACTAACGTGGCGCGTGCTATTCGCACAGTTCGCCCTTACGGTATAGATATTAGTAGCGGTATTGAAACAGATGGCGTGAAGGACGATGAGAAAATTAAAGCTTTCACCAACATTGTGAGAACAATAGCTCACTAA